The Leptospira terpstrae serovar Hualin str. LT 11-33 = ATCC 700639 genome includes a region encoding these proteins:
- a CDS encoding SOS response-associated peptidase family protein — translation MPRETINQFLKQSTPLYEIKHPKSQIQSFQLIGESITTATCTWGTKPSWCPDLLTNTKSEKLFSSPFWSLYVNNRVLVPVHSFYEWQTQNTGKKHKYEITFKNPYTYFAGLWGEEDGIRWITILTGDANEKMKSIHNSGDNKHRQPIIMPEQNQNHWMDHSVTNPKDITDLLYQFTPEETTELDLNKEATLFD, via the coding sequence TTGCCTCGAGAAACAATCAATCAATTTCTAAAACAATCAACTCCACTCTATGAAATCAAACACCCAAAAAGTCAGATCCAATCATTCCAATTAATCGGTGAATCCATCACAACTGCGACTTGCACTTGGGGCACAAAACCATCTTGGTGTCCCGACTTGCTAACAAACACAAAATCAGAAAAATTATTCTCATCTCCCTTTTGGAGTTTATATGTTAACAATCGAGTTCTAGTTCCAGTGCATTCATTTTATGAATGGCAAACTCAGAATACCGGAAAAAAGCATAAATACGAAATCACATTCAAAAATCCTTATACTTATTTTGCGGGTCTTTGGGGAGAAGAAGATGGAATCCGTTGGATTACTATTCTCACTGGGGATGCGAATGAAAAAATGAAATCCATTCATAATAGTGGTGATAACAAACATCGCCAACCTATCATTATGCCAGAGCAAAACCAAAATCATTGGATGGATCATTCGGTGACAAACCCGAAAGATATAACAGACCTCTTATACCAATTCACTCCAGAGGAAACTACAGAACTTGATCTCAACAAAGAGGCCACTTTGTTTGATTGA
- a CDS encoding GNAT family N-acetyltransferase has protein sequence MKPNTINKTERILEVRLAENQLEIERALALRYEVFNLEMGEGLPQSSATRKDRDEYDLYCHHLIVIDKSTDDKKIVGTYRILTRQNAKNGIGFYSENEFDITSIYNLPDEIAEVGRSCVHPEYRDGSVISLLWQGLAEFMNKHNVRYLMGCGSIHSTDAGVASQSYGFLKAKEAIAPEEFRVYPNPDFVLPGFDANFHVEDPKTISKNIPPLLKGYLRVGAKICGIPALDSVFGTTDVFILFDRKEITERYAKHYMNA, from the coding sequence ATGAAACCAAATACAATAAACAAAACAGAACGAATTTTAGAAGTTCGTTTAGCTGAAAACCAATTGGAAATTGAAAGAGCACTGGCACTACGTTATGAAGTGTTTAACTTAGAAATGGGAGAAGGTTTGCCACAATCTTCTGCTACTCGTAAAGATCGTGATGAATACGATTTGTATTGCCACCACCTCATTGTTATCGATAAATCCACCGATGACAAAAAAATTGTAGGAACCTACCGTATTTTAACTCGTCAAAATGCAAAAAACGGAATTGGTTTCTATAGCGAAAACGAATTTGATATCACATCTATTTATAACCTACCAGATGAAATTGCAGAAGTAGGACGTTCTTGTGTCCACCCTGAATACCGCGATGGTTCTGTGATTTCCCTTCTCTGGCAAGGCCTTGCTGAATTCATGAACAAACATAATGTTCGTTACCTTATGGGTTGCGGATCCATTCACTCAACGGATGCGGGAGTTGCTTCCCAATCATACGGGTTTTTAAAAGCGAAAGAAGCGATTGCCCCTGAGGAATTTCGAGTGTATCCAAATCCTGATTTTGTCCTTCCTGGGTTTGACGCCAATTTTCATGTCGAAGATCCGAAAACTATCTCCAAAAATATCCCTCCACTTTTGAAAGGATACCTCCGAGTGGGTGCTAAAATCTGTGGAATTCCTGCACTGGATTCTGTTTTTGGTACTACAGATGTGTTTATTCTTTTCGACCGCAAGGAAATTACGGAGAGATACGCGAAACACTATATGAATGCATGA
- a CDS encoding biliverdin-producing heme oxygenase produces MSIAMMLREGTADKHQETEKVPYIRAIFRGGLDTQTYTYQLESLLAVYTVMEELYRQNKDNPILSKLYFPALFRENSLKEDIATFQKKFGTKLRGSISKATQNYIDHIQNIAKTKPELLVAQAYVRYLGDLSGGQSIKKVVAKTFELEGNEGTAFYEFPEIEDLMAFKGIYRQNLDTLPLNDTQKAELLAEANATFDLNKFLFIELDSDLKENIGMDRYQTLLPAG; encoded by the coding sequence ATGTCCATAGCAATGATGTTACGAGAAGGAACTGCCGACAAACACCAGGAAACTGAAAAGGTTCCTTATATCCGGGCAATTTTTAGAGGGGGACTTGATACCCAAACTTATACTTACCAATTAGAAAGCCTACTTGCAGTTTATACTGTTATGGAAGAACTCTACCGCCAAAACAAAGACAACCCTATCCTATCCAAACTTTACTTCCCTGCTCTCTTTCGGGAAAACTCTTTGAAAGAAGACATCGCCACTTTCCAAAAAAAATTTGGAACAAAACTTCGTGGTTCTATATCCAAAGCTACGCAAAACTACATTGACCATATTCAAAACATTGCAAAAACAAAACCGGAACTACTCGTTGCACAAGCTTACGTCCGTTACTTGGGAGATCTTTCTGGTGGTCAGTCTATTAAAAAAGTAGTAGCAAAAACTTTCGAATTGGAAGGAAATGAAGGAACTGCTTTTTATGAATTTCCTGAAATCGAAGACCTTATGGCTTTCAAAGGCATCTACCGCCAAAATTTGGACACACTTCCTCTGAACGATACACAAAAAGCAGAACTATTAGCTGAGGCAAACGCCACTTTTGATTTGAACAAATTTTTGTTTATTGAACTCGATTCCGATCTAAAAGAAAATATCGGAATGGATCGTTACCAGACTCTTTTACCAGCAGGTTAA
- a CDS encoding MFS transporter, with amino-acid sequence MGFPYTLVTLVFLSMLPVTMIVPVVKDVVKDRLLGSNWEVAYFTSIPMLGSFLFAPIAGIISDRFKNRKYFISFFCFLDAGLFYLLTIVTDMGLFLFLRFLEGAAHIFIIGLLLSSAADRENDPENKRYYGKGILMGITGMFLSLGGAFGMPLGILGRKNPLLPFYVGSGILIFVGLFSLLMLKDRGIHKVKDFKLSDLKVAIFENPFLFVPFLFNFIDRFTVGFIISSFNIHLRETLAFHPGMLGVFLGLVLFPMSLLSYPSALLSRKTGVLPLVLVGSTIYGIFLGLSGTTNEFWYLFTFLLICGIGAGVMFVPSMMLASKMSKPGLTATTMSAFTGVGSLGFMLGPVVSVQMQTVFESILPPAYSFSALSFFFGFLEIGLVFLTIPFFKKILGKMGRIDEEREKISLANPDPIL; translated from the coding sequence TTGGGATTCCCGTATACTTTAGTAACTTTAGTTTTTTTATCCATGTTGCCGGTGACAATGATTGTACCGGTAGTAAAGGATGTAGTTAAGGATCGGTTGCTTGGATCCAACTGGGAAGTAGCATACTTTACAAGTATCCCTATGCTCGGTTCCTTTCTCTTTGCACCGATTGCGGGAATCATATCCGATCGTTTTAAAAACAGAAAGTATTTCATTAGTTTTTTCTGTTTTTTAGACGCAGGACTTTTTTATCTACTCACCATAGTCACCGATATGGGGCTCTTTCTTTTTTTAAGATTCCTTGAGGGAGCTGCCCATATCTTTATCATAGGTCTCCTACTGAGTTCCGCAGCCGATCGTGAAAATGATCCGGAGAACAAACGTTACTATGGGAAAGGAATTCTTATGGGGATCACGGGAATGTTTTTATCCCTGGGTGGTGCGTTTGGAATGCCACTTGGAATTCTCGGAAGAAAAAATCCGTTATTACCCTTTTATGTAGGTTCTGGGATTCTTATCTTTGTTGGATTATTTAGTTTACTCATGTTAAAAGACAGAGGAATTCATAAAGTCAAAGATTTTAAGTTAAGCGATTTAAAAGTCGCCATATTCGAAAATCCATTTTTATTCGTACCATTTTTATTCAACTTCATCGATCGTTTTACTGTTGGATTTATCATCTCATCTTTCAATATCCATTTAAGAGAAACATTAGCATTTCATCCAGGAATGCTTGGAGTGTTTTTAGGACTGGTTCTTTTCCCAATGAGTTTGTTATCCTATCCATCCGCCCTCCTGTCTCGCAAAACAGGCGTTCTGCCCCTAGTTCTTGTTGGATCAACCATTTACGGAATCTTTCTTGGGCTTTCAGGCACTACCAATGAATTTTGGTATCTATTTACCTTTTTACTTATCTGTGGAATTGGGGCGGGTGTAATGTTTGTTCCTTCCATGATGCTTGCCAGTAAAATGTCAAAACCTGGTCTTACAGCGACTACCATGTCAGCTTTTACCGGTGTGGGTTCGCTTGGGTTTATGTTAGGGCCAGTGGTTTCTGTGCAAATGCAAACGGTCTTTGAATCCATTTTACCTCCGGCTTATAGTTTTTCTGCCTTATCTTTCTTTTTTGGATTTTTGGAGATTGGTCTCGTATTTTTAACCATTCCATTTTTCAAAAAGATTTTGGGAAAAATGGGCAGAATCGATGAGGAAAGAGAAAAGATATCACTTGCCAACCCTGATCCTATCCTGTAG
- a CDS encoding LIC13410 family lipoprotein — protein sequence MIKKLLILSTLASVLFLVSCTSGNKVQAGSTKVHPHTALRKLEIDMIKVGDGLVKTEAVLGKSTEKSSDPSGTVMVWYFAEDRDVPEQYYTLKEKPDVVEKFLKLTFDPKNKITAKDFKL from the coding sequence ATGATCAAAAAACTTTTGATACTCAGCACACTCGCTTCGGTTCTTTTCTTAGTTTCTTGTACTTCCGGAAACAAAGTTCAAGCAGGAAGCACTAAAGTTCATCCACACACAGCACTTCGTAAATTAGAAATCGATATGATTAAAGTGGGGGATGGTTTGGTAAAAACAGAAGCTGTTCTTGGCAAATCTACAGAAAAATCATCCGATCCTAGCGGAACTGTGATGGTATGGTATTTTGCAGAAGATCGTGATGTTCCAGAACAGTATTACACTCTAAAAGAAAAACCAGATGTAGTCGAAAAGTTTTTGAAACTCACTTTTGATCCTAAAAACAAAATCACGGCCAAAGACTTCAAACTATAA
- a CDS encoding LIC13411 family adhesin — MRSIGLLLTLSFFLQCATYWKNRKNDFQDIVTVGAETPMYGAAVKVGPLPIGVLFQGGESEMGKKDLGRGVGLRGGQFGTYHSQQLVFGVLGGESFHSGLPTLDAKGNWLVDKKGIPLTTDERANVKSYKMRYYSYWYDPVKDRKKRKKEHFRRELTKDLVAATGQKEFLVYLPQEDQKPFGYPPGYSWNFELAAGVYGGARLGFNVAEAFDFLLGFATVDLLDDDVEGKVKPSFPGFPFPGPTDAETESESAE, encoded by the coding sequence ATGCGATCTATCGGACTTCTCCTTACCCTTTCTTTTTTTCTACAATGTGCCACTTATTGGAAAAATCGTAAAAATGATTTTCAAGACATTGTGACTGTTGGGGCAGAAACTCCTATGTATGGAGCAGCAGTTAAAGTAGGACCACTTCCCATTGGTGTTCTTTTCCAAGGAGGAGAATCGGAGATGGGTAAAAAAGATTTGGGCCGAGGAGTTGGACTCCGGGGTGGGCAGTTCGGCACTTATCACTCCCAACAGCTCGTCTTTGGTGTATTAGGTGGGGAGAGTTTTCATTCCGGACTACCAACATTGGATGCCAAAGGAAATTGGCTCGTGGATAAAAAGGGAATCCCTCTCACAACTGACGAAAGGGCCAATGTAAAAAGTTATAAGATGCGGTATTATTCCTATTGGTATGATCCTGTGAAAGATCGGAAAAAAAGAAAAAAAGAACATTTCCGTCGGGAACTTACAAAGGACTTGGTAGCTGCCACTGGTCAGAAGGAATTTTTAGTGTATCTTCCGCAAGAAGACCAAAAACCTTTTGGTTATCCACCAGGTTATTCTTGGAACTTCGAACTGGCAGCTGGAGTCTACGGTGGTGCAAGACTTGGATTCAATGTAGCAGAAGCCTTTGACTTTTTATTAGGATTTGCCACCGTTGATTTGTTAGATGATGATGTGGAAGGAAAAGTCAAACCAAGTTTCCCTGGTTTTCCTTTTCCTGGTCCTACAGATGCGGAAACAGAATCCGAATCGGCAGAATGA
- a CDS encoding helix-turn-helix transcriptional regulator has product MTSFEDFPMIEVKKMNETEVRLFALLFNLLREPKGISFQKFRNIMPRFYKNEDRESDRKKLYRDLNQLKSLGFNIKVAQFGYQSEDYFPYYLEKESIDRTLKFTKEELEYLSQVLFATDPTMEGFSLSQKLFSHHLDLIPKFAKQPKEESEMEEIPDTSNTEKILQAIKDKRALTIQYGFDSNERIIEPYRLVRKNTTDFYLLAYDRGKKSLRRFILPKITVKKESKEEFQSNLKITNQDLNFHPLLLAKHPELEIPFQIHPDYEDRWKLFLEGAQFEKLGDEYRVKTTNQNALFQFFVLSPEALVSTSDRWKETFQSYTKHWENLYQFV; this is encoded by the coding sequence ATGACTTCTTTTGAAGACTTCCCCATGATTGAAGTGAAAAAAATGAATGAGACGGAAGTTCGTCTCTTTGCCCTTCTTTTCAATCTCCTTCGTGAACCGAAAGGGATTAGCTTCCAAAAATTTCGCAACATCATGCCTCGTTTCTATAAAAATGAAGATAGGGAATCAGATCGCAAAAAACTTTACCGCGACCTAAACCAACTCAAAAGCCTTGGATTCAATATCAAAGTGGCACAATTTGGTTACCAATCAGAAGATTATTTTCCTTATTATTTAGAAAAAGAATCCATAGACCGTACTCTTAAATTCACCAAAGAAGAGTTAGAATATCTTTCTCAAGTTTTGTTTGCCACAGATCCTACGATGGAAGGTTTTAGCCTTTCGCAAAAACTATTCTCTCATCATTTGGATCTCATTCCGAAATTTGCCAAACAACCCAAAGAAGAATCTGAAATGGAAGAAATCCCAGATACTTCTAACACAGAAAAAATCCTCCAAGCCATCAAAGACAAAAGAGCACTCACCATTCAATATGGATTTGATTCAAACGAAAGAATCATAGAACCATATCGACTCGTGCGTAAGAACACAACGGACTTCTATTTACTCGCTTATGACCGTGGGAAAAAATCCTTACGTAGGTTTATCCTTCCTAAAATCACTGTGAAAAAAGAATCCAAAGAAGAATTCCAATCCAATCTTAAAATTACAAACCAAGACCTCAACTTCCACCCTTTGTTACTTGCAAAACATCCTGAATTAGAAATTCCATTTCAAATCCATCCTGATTATGAAGACCGTTGGAAATTGTTTTTAGAAGGTGCGCAGTTTGAAAAGTTGGGAGACGAATACCGAGTAAAAACCACAAACCAAAATGCACTTTTCCAATTTTTTGTCTTATCTCCGGAAGCTCTTGTCTCCACTTCCGATCGTTGGAAAGAGACATTCCAATCCTATACAAAACATTGGGAAAATTTGTATCAATTTGTTTGA
- a CDS encoding DUF2779 domain-containing protein has protein sequence MFDPQITPVTKSQYLQYLRCKNAFHLVREGIIPKPLSSSYGGYLEWGDFLQLCRSQFKDSASIDKTLEREESIQKTQEWILEKKSIFHAHLRSKPFVSTVEYLEYDPDREGWILWDFRPIGSVKQDILRSFYFHKKVAEGMSLNVIGYKLIRIQTKYIFPGGPIYPEDYLLIEDITPRMESEWGTREEEWKPFLSEIERTNEQTVQFSFLDSKPSCRSLKSCWSPSHCAEGKENAKEIFDFRDSSELAKQWFALGYNSYESVPDSELTPIQKIQKQAHISGKTYFDRNAFESYLTNVTKTVAFLDFESINPYLPLYPSTRPFQHVPYLYSLHIWDTETDTLTHKTYLHEDVGTDPRLAVITQLQKDLPEGITIFSFNDFFEKLIIQETATAFPEFLEFWERIKSMFIDLAMPFKKLWIYHPGQNGKASLKEILPCFSTESHGGLSIREGQDANYQYLRLIKKQVTAEEKKRVLEDLKAYCKLDSYGLFLIYRMLLERLSVI, from the coding sequence TTGTTTGATCCTCAAATCACACCTGTTACCAAGTCGCAGTATTTACAATACTTAAGATGTAAAAATGCCTTCCATTTGGTTAGAGAAGGGATCATCCCGAAACCTTTATCCTCATCTTACGGTGGTTATTTGGAATGGGGAGATTTTTTACAATTGTGCAGAAGCCAATTTAAAGACTCGGCCTCCATAGATAAAACATTAGAAAGAGAAGAAAGCATTCAAAAAACCCAGGAATGGATTTTGGAAAAAAAGTCTATCTTTCATGCCCACCTTCGCTCAAAACCATTTGTTTCCACTGTAGAATATTTGGAATACGATCCTGACCGTGAAGGATGGATCCTTTGGGACTTTCGCCCGATTGGTTCTGTCAAACAAGACATTCTCCGATCCTTTTACTTTCATAAAAAAGTGGCAGAAGGGATGTCACTGAATGTCATTGGATACAAACTCATTCGCATCCAAACGAAATACATTTTCCCTGGTGGGCCAATTTACCCCGAAGACTACTTACTCATAGAAGACATAACTCCGAGAATGGAATCGGAATGGGGAACTCGTGAGGAAGAATGGAAACCATTCCTGTCCGAAATTGAGAGAACAAACGAACAAACTGTACAGTTTTCTTTCCTTGATTCCAAACCCAGTTGCCGGTCTCTAAAATCCTGTTGGTCACCGAGCCACTGCGCGGAAGGGAAAGAAAATGCCAAAGAAATTTTTGACTTCCGAGATAGTTCTGAATTAGCAAAACAGTGGTTTGCCTTGGGGTACAATTCGTACGAATCTGTTCCTGATTCAGAGCTTACCCCCATCCAAAAGATACAAAAACAGGCGCATATCTCGGGTAAAACTTACTTTGACCGAAATGCTTTTGAAAGTTACCTAACAAATGTTACAAAAACTGTAGCATTTCTAGATTTTGAGTCTATCAATCCATACCTCCCCCTTTACCCGAGTACAAGACCTTTCCAACACGTACCTTACCTCTATTCTTTACATATTTGGGATACGGAAACCGATACACTAACGCACAAAACGTACTTACATGAAGATGTGGGCACAGATCCCCGACTTGCAGTCATTACCCAATTGCAAAAAGACCTTCCTGAAGGAATCACCATCTTCTCATTTAATGATTTCTTTGAAAAACTGATCATCCAAGAGACGGCCACAGCCTTTCCTGAGTTTTTAGAGTTTTGGGAAAGAATCAAATCGATGTTTATCGACCTGGCGATGCCGTTCAAAAAATTATGGATCTACCATCCTGGCCAAAATGGCAAAGCATCTTTAAAGGAAATACTGCCTTGTTTTAGTACAGAAAGCCATGGCGGTCTATCCATTCGCGAAGGACAAGATGCAAACTACCAATATTTAAGATTAATAAAAAAGCAGGTGACAGCCGAAGAAAAAAAACGTGTTCTGGAGGATTTGAAAGCTTACTGCAAACTTGATAGTTACGGTTTGTTTTTAATCTATAGAATGTTATTAGAACGATTATCGGTTATTTAA
- a CDS encoding alpha/beta hydrolase: protein MLGIKKSVAQLVFSLPEHWISTLVRKNNQPETSALDPRCALACNIARFLPKMEQMSPEKARRHYRDQMRIFDEPEFPIPHIEDKLIPTPSASFIPIRVYNANPQKRNLPTILFFHGGGLTIGNLDTHDNFCRKMSHYTKSIVIAVDYRLAPEHPYPAAHDDVWLAYQYVRNTAYLFGGSPNAIAVCGDSAGALLATTLCLRAKKDKVQVPVFQALLYPMLDTAKESETYELFGEGYVLTKSIMRWFIQNYLPNKKDRLLHNNSPVLADSKELKGMPPTYIGIAGYDPLREEGETYAKHLQSAGVKVEERLFPSLVHGYIQLTGLIPKAKEAELDLFQSFVRFFSGRKI, encoded by the coding sequence ATGTTAGGTATCAAAAAATCAGTCGCACAACTTGTCTTTTCGTTACCAGAACATTGGATTTCCACTTTGGTTCGAAAAAATAACCAACCGGAAACTAGCGCTTTGGATCCTCGCTGTGCACTTGCATGTAACATTGCGCGGTTCCTCCCCAAAATGGAACAAATGAGTCCAGAAAAGGCACGCCGGCACTACCGCGATCAAATGCGGATCTTCGATGAACCGGAATTTCCCATTCCTCACATCGAAGACAAACTCATTCCCACACCTAGCGCCTCTTTCATTCCCATCCGTGTCTACAACGCAAACCCACAAAAAAGAAACCTACCCACCATCCTATTCTTTCATGGTGGCGGACTCACGATAGGTAATTTAGACACTCATGATAATTTCTGCCGTAAAATGTCTCATTACACAAAAAGCATTGTGATTGCCGTGGATTATCGTTTGGCTCCAGAACATCCTTATCCTGCTGCCCATGATGATGTTTGGCTTGCTTACCAATATGTTCGTAACACCGCCTACCTCTTTGGTGGATCACCAAACGCAATTGCTGTTTGTGGAGATAGTGCAGGTGCTTTACTTGCCACTACCCTTTGTCTCAGAGCCAAAAAAGATAAGGTCCAAGTTCCTGTATTCCAAGCTCTACTCTACCCAATGCTTGATACGGCAAAAGAATCGGAAACCTACGAACTCTTTGGGGAGGGTTATGTCCTCACAAAGTCAATTATGCGGTGGTTCATCCAAAACTACCTTCCAAACAAAAAAGACAGACTCCTCCACAACAACTCGCCAGTTCTTGCTGACTCCAAGGAACTCAAAGGTATGCCTCCCACTTACATCGGAATCGCAGGTTATGATCCACTCCGCGAAGAAGGCGAAACCTATGCCAAACACTTACAATCGGCCGGCGTGAAGGTAGAAGAACGCCTTTTTCCTTCTCTCGTTCATGGTTACATCCAGCTCACAGGTCTCATTCCCAAAGCCAAAGAAGCAGAATTGGATCTATTCCAGTCCTTTGTGCGTTTTTTTTCTGGGCGAAAAATCTGA
- a CDS encoding LIC13212 family protein: MILRFSISLFFLLGISAQYAEKPASATLKERETQKQIDLQRKNGFGDNEIDTLHASISGNLKKIKKLQDLGVDKTAAQYLAHTPEDHKELYKKDKDGKPYLEIKLPQGQSYIDYPTVFLYDGIAYIYPKEDFSDLDKIILAFRRVNADGTVHVKEMRRLVNPSPKSESPDKDEKGDAKLDTNSDIRLEYYRSLTSDTIWPNDPVQPAEPDIAMVLNDEKDPLPYDKQKHIMRSYKKMLRKISKQTAFKLRSIELDQKQMITKILDYNTN, from the coding sequence ATGATTCTAAGATTCTCCATCTCTCTCTTTTTCCTACTTGGGATTTCGGCACAGTACGCTGAAAAACCGGCTTCCGCTACCTTGAAGGAACGTGAGACCCAAAAACAAATCGACCTGCAAAGAAAAAATGGGTTTGGTGATAACGAAATTGATACCTTACATGCTAGTATCAGTGGAAACCTGAAGAAAATCAAAAAACTCCAAGATTTAGGAGTGGATAAAACTGCCGCACAATATCTTGCTCATACTCCCGAAGACCACAAAGAACTTTATAAAAAAGACAAAGATGGTAAACCTTACTTAGAAATCAAACTCCCACAAGGACAGTCTTACATTGATTATCCGACTGTTTTTTTGTATGATGGAATTGCTTATATCTACCCTAAGGAAGACTTTAGTGACCTAGATAAAATCATCCTTGCTTTCCGACGAGTGAACGCAGATGGAACTGTCCATGTAAAGGAAATGAGAAGACTTGTAAATCCTTCGCCAAAATCAGAAAGTCCAGACAAAGACGAAAAAGGGGATGCGAAGTTAGATACAAATTCTGATATTCGATTGGAATACTATAGATCCTTAACTTCAGATACTATTTGGCCCAATGATCCGGTACAACCAGCAGAACCGGATATTGCTATGGTGTTAAACGATGAAAAAGACCCACTACCTTATGATAAACAAAAACATATCATGAGGTCTTACAAAAAGATGTTACGTAAAATCTCAAAACAAACTGCATTCAAACTTAGAAGTATTGAATTAGATCAAAAACAAATGATCACAAAAATTTTGGACTATAACACAAACTAA
- a CDS encoding MFS transporter produces MSQDRTPEAKKKKNREIFGWCMFDFANSSYTTVIISVVYCEIFTRLVVPADMASDNPYRMGNSLWAWALAASYLFVVATGPIFGAITDYSSKKKLFLFLSYVGCVIATFLLYYVEPGMVWLGMVLVALSNFFFASGENFASSFLPFLGSKEDLGKISGYAWGIGYFGGIGSVALATTLGDYTLDNFQNLKLVGPYTAIFFLIAAIPTFLFLKEPHLPLGVSHHVNYFKIGKDRVIQTLKDASHFKDLMIYLVSLFFTMAALAIVISFAFIYGSQEIHIEAEHKQAMFIFIQIFAAVGALAFGVIQDSIGAKKTFNLTLVLWLVTCALIYFVYDITNFANATLGKSWTVQWVFVFISSLAGMGLGSTQSASRALVGIFSPESKSGEFFGMWGLSGKIAAAAGLFLFGYIQTLVTLRNAFLVVAFFYFLSLLINLFVNEERGVEAANRFQEKT; encoded by the coding sequence ATGTCCCAAGACAGAACCCCGGAAGCCAAAAAGAAAAAAAACCGTGAAATTTTTGGATGGTGTATGTTCGATTTTGCGAACTCCTCCTACACCACCGTCATCATCAGTGTTGTTTATTGTGAGATTTTTACAAGACTTGTTGTCCCGGCAGATATGGCCTCGGACAATCCGTACCGAATGGGAAATTCCCTTTGGGCTTGGGCTCTTGCTGCCTCCTATTTGTTTGTTGTCGCCACGGGTCCTATATTTGGTGCCATTACGGACTATAGCTCCAAGAAAAAACTCTTTCTTTTTCTTAGTTATGTAGGTTGTGTCATCGCTACCTTTTTACTCTACTACGTAGAACCAGGAATGGTTTGGCTTGGGATGGTTCTTGTTGCCCTTTCCAATTTTTTCTTTGCTTCAGGAGAAAACTTTGCTTCCAGCTTTTTGCCCTTTCTTGGTTCTAAAGAGGACCTAGGTAAAATTTCAGGTTATGCTTGGGGGATTGGTTACTTCGGTGGGATTGGATCTGTGGCCCTAGCTACTACCCTCGGGGATTATACCTTAGACAATTTTCAAAACTTAAAGTTAGTGGGGCCTTACACTGCTATTTTCTTTTTAATCGCTGCAATCCCTACATTTCTTTTTTTGAAAGAACCTCATCTTCCGCTAGGTGTTTCCCATCATGTAAATTATTTTAAGATTGGAAAGGACCGTGTGATTCAAACCTTAAAGGATGCAAGCCACTTCAAAGACTTAATGATTTATTTGGTTTCATTGTTTTTTACTATGGCAGCTCTTGCCATTGTGATTTCTTTTGCTTTCATTTATGGATCACAAGAAATTCATATTGAAGCCGAACACAAACAAGCCATGTTTATCTTCATTCAAATTTTTGCTGCTGTGGGTGCTCTAGCTTTTGGAGTCATCCAAGATAGTATTGGTGCGAAAAAAACTTTTAACCTTACGCTTGTTCTCTGGTTGGTCACTTGTGCCTTAATTTACTTTGTATACGACATTACAAACTTTGCCAACGCCACTCTCGGTAAATCTTGGACTGTGCAGTGGGTATTTGTTTTTATTTCATCACTTGCGGGAATGGGACTCGGATCTACTCAGTCTGCTTCTAGAGCTCTTGTGGGTATCTTTAGTCCTGAATCCAAATCCGGAGAATTTTTTGGAATGTGGGGACTTTCAGGAAAAATTGCTGCGGCAGCCGGTCTCTTTCTTTTTGGATACATCCAAACACTCGTAACCCTTCGGAATGCATTCCTTGTGGTTGCCTTCTTTTATTTTCTATCACTACTCATAAACTTGTTTGTGAACGAAGAAAGGGGAGTTGAGGCGGCAAACCGTTTCCAAGAAAAAACATGA
- a CDS encoding (2Fe-2S)-binding protein has product MRPKRVCLCRMVTEDELVRAIHAGAVTMEQIRETTRASTGCGTCSMQVYHILQRELQNLSRRKIS; this is encoded by the coding sequence ATGAGACCCAAGCGGGTCTGTTTATGTCGAATGGTGACTGAAGATGAATTAGTCCGTGCCATCCATGCGGGCGCCGTGACAATGGAACAAATCAGAGAAACCACAAGGGCCTCTACCGGCTGCGGCACCTGCTCCATGCAGGTGTACCACATCCTCCAGCGCGAATTGCAGAATCTCTCACGGAGGAAAATTTCATGA